The proteins below come from a single Argentina anserina chromosome 1, drPotAnse1.1, whole genome shotgun sequence genomic window:
- the LOC126801924 gene encoding uncharacterized protein LOC126801924 produces MELSIIDGCPTCKITFVGNKFTVAINPLKEKEYQASDEVKAQAWMFLRRHMDKVLNKQCLKYTDLSVLWEALKIRFNNVHDARLPTLLSKWRFVRLLDFTMVHDYHQAMLNLQADLNVCGKEKTNDDMIEKTLDSFSESASEIAHKYRLDYEAKRIKSFADLMNLLKKKERHHEIILNNNNLRPAGMKRVLESHQASKGKSRKEKSKDRSAPYQTGGNRGPRRNMTWTMDGAIAGPLNPRGRGASRPPKSDNSAKVPNLNLPCYKCGSIKHFHKQCRAPKVIVHAHKQCKQYLSNESNYIEDVEMPDANATIKLKVEDFQTKKKEKVGHEALSTPNFE; encoded by the coding sequence ATGgaactgagtatcattgatGGGTGTCCGACGTGCAAAATCACGTTTGTCGGAAATAAGTTTACTGTTGCCATCAACCctctaaaagaaaaagagtacCAAGCGTCCGATGAGGTGAAAGCCCAGGCCTGGATGTTTCTCAGGCGCCATATGGACAAGGTACTCAACAAACAGTGCCTCAAGTATACAGATCTGAGTGTTCTTTGGGAAGCTCTCAAAATACGGTTTAATAATGTGCATGACGCACGGTTGCCAACCCTTTTGTCGAAATGGAGATTTGTTCGTCTACTGGATTTTACCATGGTTCATGATTACCATCAGGCGATGTTAAATCTCCAGGCAGACTTAAATGTGTGTGGCAAGGAGAAAACTAACGATGACATGATCGAGAAGACCCTGGATAGTTTCTCAGAATCTGCGAGTGAAATAGCTCACAAATATCGCCTTGATTATGAGGCCAAAAGAATCAAGAGTTTTGCAGATTTAATGAACCTTCTTAAGAAGAAGGAACGTCATCATGAGATCattctcaacaacaacaacctaagaccTGCAGGGATGAAAAGAGTTCTGGAATCTCATCAGGCAAGTAAGGGAAAAAGTcgtaaagaaaaatcaaaggaTCGATCTGCACCGTATCAAACTGGAGGAAACAGAGGGCCTCGTCGCAACATGACTTGGACTAtggatggtgccatcgccggcccccTTAACCCTCGAGGCCGTGGTGCCTCTCGTCCCCCTAAATCCGACAACTCGGCCAAGGTTCCAAATCTAAACCTTCCATGCTACAAGTGTGGTTCAATTAAGCACTTTCATAAGCAATGTCGTGCTCCTAAGGTGATTGTTCATGCTCACAAGCAGTGCAAGCAATACTTGTCCAATGAAAGCAACTATATTGAAGATGTGGAGATGCCTGATGCTAATGCTACCATCAAGCTCAAAGTTGAAGACTTTCAgacaaagaagaaagagaaagtCGGTCATGAGGCTCTTTCCACTCCTAATTTTGAATAA